A genomic window from Daphnia magna isolate NIES linkage group LG9, ASM2063170v1.1, whole genome shotgun sequence includes:
- the LOC116930950 gene encoding methylmalonyl-CoA mutase, mitochondrial, which translates to MASLLLRYSSSLRFVSASQVSQLRCLHRQPLDQEWAALAKKQLKGKDPEQELLWYTSEDITLKPIYTKKDIEGLDHELPGKFPFTRGPYPTMYSQRPWTIRQYAGFSTVEESNKFYRENIKAGQQGLSVAFDLATHCGYDSDNPRVYGDVGMAGVAIDSVEDMKSLFDGIPLEKMSVSMTMNGAVIPVLAMHIVAAEEQGVKAELLSGTIQNDILKEFMVRNTYIYPPAPSMRVIGDIFSYISAKMPKFNSISISGYHMQEAGATATLELGFTMADGIEYCRTGLQSGLTIDAFAPRLSFFFGIGMNFYMEIAKLRAARRLWANLLQEKFSPKSQKSLALRTHCQTSGWSLTAQDPYNNIVRTTVEAMAAVFGGTQSLHTNSFDEALALPSKFSSRIARNTQIILQEETGIPKIIDPWAGSYMMETLTDEVYTKSKRIVDEVEQMGGMAKAVASGWPKLKIEECAARRQAQIDSGYETIVGVNKYQPENPEQVEVLMINNEEVRNKQIEKIKKVKATRDSAKAEQCLQAITDCAGGGEGNLLALAVEASRARCTVGEITQAMEKVFGRHVARDTMISGAYKSEFADKSQFDVVAKKIEELVAIEGRRPRILVAKMGQDGHDRGAKVIATGFADLGFDVDIGPLFQTPSEVAQQAIDADVHVVGVSSLAAAHRTLVPELIKVLRDMGRSDILVVVGGVIPPQDYDMVYNAGASAIFGPGTKIPVAALEVVNLIIGGLTRKTQSTAN; encoded by the exons ATGGCGTCATTGCTTTTGAGATACTCCAGCTCACTTCGTTTTGTATCAGCCTCCCAA GTGAGCCAGCTGAGATGCTTACACCGACAACCTCTCGATCAGGAGTGGGCAGCTTTGGCCAAAAAACAGTTGAAAGGCAAAGATCCTGAGCAAGAACTGCTTTGGTATACATCTGAAGACATTACATTGAAACcaatttatacaaaaaaagatattgaaGG ACTTGATCATGAGTTACCAGGCAAGTTTCCTTTTACACGTGGTCCATATCCTACCATGTACTCCCAAAGACCATGGACAATCCGTCAGTATGCTGGCTTCAGCACAGTTGAAGAGagcaataaattttacagagaaaatatAAAGGCTGGACAGCAAGGCCTAAGTGTTGCTTTTGATCTTGCTACCCACTGTGG CTATGATTCTGACAACCCACGAGTTTATGGTGATGTTGGAATGGCTGGAGTAGCTATTGACAGTGTTGAGGATATGAAATCACTGTTTGATGGGATTCCATTAGAGAAAATGTCTGTTTCTATGACAATGAATGGGGCTGTAATTCCTGTTTTGGCAATGCACATTGTTGCTGCTGAGGAACAA GGTGTTAAAGCGGAACTCCTGTCGGGTACCATTCAAAACGACATCCTTAAGGAATTCATGGTTCGAAATACCTACATTTATCCCCCTGCTCCTTCTATGAGAGTCATCGGTGACATTTTTAGTTACATATCCGCG AAAATGCCGAAGTTTAACTCGATCAGTATATCGGGATACCACATGCAAGAGGCTGGAGCTACTGCGACGCTTGAACTAGGATTCACTATGGCTGATGGCATCGAATATTGTCGAACAGGCTTGCAATCTGGTTTAACTATTGATGCGTTCGCGCCACGtttatctttcttctttggaaTTGGAATGAACTTTTATATG GAGATTGCCAAACTAAGAGCAGCCCGCCGTCTCTGGGCCAATTTGTTACAAGAAAAGTTTAGCCCTAAAAGCCAAAAATCATTGGCTTTGAGGACCCATTGTCAGACGTCTGGCTGGTCATTGACAGCTCAAGATCCGTACAATAACATTGTGCGTACGACAGTTGAAGCTATGGCAGCTGTTTTTGGTGGCACTCAATCTCTCCACACTAACTCCTTCGATGAAGCCTTGGCCTTACCTTCTAAATTTTCGTCGCGTATTGCCCGCAACACACAAATCATACTTCAGGAAGAAACGGGAATACCAAAG ATCATTGATCCCTGGGCTGGCAGTTATATGATGGAGACGCTGACTGATGAAGTCTACACGAAATCCAAAAGAATTGTTGATGAAGTCGAGCAAATGGGTGGTATGGCCAAAGCTGTAGCTTCCGGCTGGCCAAAACTTAAAATCGAAGAATGTGCTGCCCGTCGCCAAGCACAGATTGACTCCGGCTATG AGACAATTGTTGGCGTGAACAAATATCAACCAGAAAACCCGGAGCAAGTGGAAGTCCTCATGATCAACAATGAAGAAGTCAGAAACAagcaaattgaaaaaatcaaaaag GTTAAAGCGACACGTGATTCAGCCAAGGCAGAACAGTGTCTCCAAGCGATAACAGATTGCGCTGGCGGCGGCGAGGGCAATTTATTGGCCTTGGCCGTCGAGGCTTCTCGCGCCCGCTGCACCGTAGGCGAAATAACCCAAGCCATGGAAAAG GTTTTTGGGCGTCACGTAGCGCGGGATACAATGATATCTGGAGCCTACAAAAGCGAGTTTGCAGACAAATCGCAGTTCGATGTAGTAGCTAAAAAG ATTGAAGAGCTCGTAGCCATAGAAGGACGTCGTCCTCGTATCCTGGTAGCCAAGATGGGACAAGACGGCCATGACCGTGGCGCCAAAGTTATCGCTACTGGTTTTGCTGACCTTGGATTCGATGTCGACATCGGCCCTCTATTCcag ACGCCAAGCGAAGTAGCCCAACAAGCCATTGATGCTGATGTTCACGTTGTCGGAGTGTCCTCATTGGCAGCCGCTCATCGGACCCTTGTACCCGAGTTGATTAAGGTTTTGAGAGATATGGGGCGATCTGATATTCTCGTGGTCGTTGGTGGCGTTATCCCACCTCAAGATTACGACATGGTCTACAATGCCGGCGCGTCTGCCATTTTCGGACCGG GTACGAAAATTCCTGTTGCAGCGCTCGAAGTTGTTAATTTGATTATCGGTGGATTAACCCGAAAAACTCAATCAACCGCCAATTAA
- the LOC116930951 gene encoding uncharacterized protein LOC116930951, whose product MFNLKTVCLAKTNLENVYSVTVNLLELSFLNDVGYETSHHESKMNESTGDVKPNPNVGDVNCHLICTVCQGYLVDATTITECLHSFCRSCVVPHVAEFHQCPSCSVPLSTTKPFSQLRRDYTLQSIVYKMIPRLARNELERRRKFRLERSDATTMADDNKTEECYLQSFFAPNDPISMSLEYAEPNCEFGLRANLGKDGPETGSQHRRFFRCPADLPIGHLVKFLRNKFNVTDPATHKLEILYNGRPLAPEYKLSDVAYIFSWKEREPLRLWYRISPTVAKEEEPIQWKTTPEEIKTKGNQRASLVDITSKRSWQCNGKDERLAKRRKRPSAQKIAKIQRATTESVDSLVVPPAKTIFDEARTTEFSCSTPIPPTGSVTSVETCEITESNKIHNWLPKAVFDLDDRALFAKRLQRITNPSEFRPEEKEAAPPSIEKSDKKDPEPPVVDKDAQLIPLRICVTPEPPTASGHHGPEDEIHDSIGALDLSGSKGDSSDASSPLSAGSCRSIASPVGPSTKMGPHPYFMTPSAVYHHVQQQDPAQSMAVLAAAAQQSTNKRNSSRSEDDVHKAWDLFHIRPSTAHSSQPATHQSLLNLLNSKQK is encoded by the exons atgtttaATTTGAAAACGGTGTGTCTAGCCAAAACAAACTTGGAAAATGTGTATTCAGTGACAGTTAACCTTTTGGAATTGTCATTTCTCAATGACGTTGGATACGAAACGAGTCACCACGAATCGA AAATGAATGAATCGACGGGTGACGTTAAACCGAATCCAAACGTAGGTGACGTCAATTGTCACCTGATTTGCACCGTGTGTCAAGGTTACCTGGTAGACGCTACCACCATTACCGAGTGTCTTCATTCAT TTTGTCGGTCATGCGTGGTTCCGCACGTGGCGGAATTCCATCAATGCCCTTCTTGTTCCGTCCCGCTTAGTACGACCAAACCTTTTTCACAGCTCAG GAGAGATTACACACTGCAGAGTATCGTCTACAAAATGATACCGAGACTTGCGCGCAACGAATTGGAGAGAAGAAGGAAATTCCGTCTGGAACGCTCCGACGCTACCACGATGGCCGATGATAACAAAACTGAGGAATGTTATTTACAATCGTTTTTTGCTCCAAACGATCCCATCTCCATGTCATTAGAATACGCTGAACC AAATTGCGAATTTGGTTTGAGAGCGAATCTGGGCAAAGATGGACCGGAAACTGGATCTCAGCATCGTCGTTTCTTCCGTTGTCCGGCTGATCTTCCCATTGGCCATTTGGTTAAATTTCTTCGCAATAAATTCAACGTTACCGATCCCGCTACGCACAAG CTGGAAATCTTATACAACGGTCGTCCGCTTGCACCAGAGTACAAACTATCGGATGTGGCCTACATCTTCTCATGGAAAGAG AGAGAACCTTTGAGATTGTGGTACCGGATATCGCCTACCGTAGCCAAGGAAGAAGAGCCTATCCAGTGGAAGACTACGCCGGAAGAGATCAAGACGAAAGGTAATCAACGAGCAAGTCTTGTTGACATTACTAGTAAACGTAGTTGGCAATGTAATGGCAAAGATGAACGTCTTGCCAAGCGCCGGAAGCGTCCATCCGCACAGAAAATAGCAAAGATTCAACGAGCGACTACGGAATCCGTTGATTCTCTGGTCGTTCCTCCAGCGAAAACTATTTTTGATGAGGCACGTACAACTGAATTCAGTTGTTCGACGCCAATTCCGCCAACCGGAAGCGTTACATCCGTCGAAACTTGCGAAATCACCGAGTCCAATAAAATTCACAATTGGCTACCGAAAGCCGTTTTCGATTTGGACGATCGAGCGTTATTCGCTAAAAGACTCCAAAGAATCACCAATCCTTCCGAATTCCGGccggaagaaaaagaagctgCACCCCCTTCCATTGAGAAATCCGACAAAAAAGATCCGGAACCTCCAGTAGTCGACAAGGACGCCCAATTAATTCCGTTGCGGATCTGCGTGACTCCCGAACCTCCAACAGCTTCCGGCCATCATGGTCCCGAAGATGAAATTCACGATAGTATCGGTGCGCTAGACCTATCGGGCAGCAAAGGCGATTCCAGCGATGCATCATCACCTTTATCAGCTGGAAGTTGTAGATCCATCGCAAGTCCAGTAGGTCCGTCCACTAAGATGGGTCCTCATCCTTATTTCATGACGCCCAGTGCTGTCTATCATCACGTCCAGCAACAAGATCCAGCTCAATCGATGGCTGTGCTAGCCGCAGCTGCCCAACAGTCTACCAATAAACGGAATTCCAGCCGGAGTGAAGATGATGTCCATAAAGCGTGGGACCTTTTCCATATCCGGCCGTCCACTGCTCATAGTAGTCAACCAGCTACCCATCAGAGCCTATTGAATTTACTGAATTCGaaacagaagtaa
- the LOC116930957 gene encoding polycomb group protein Psc: MDLKSLPLSRLQSNLTCSICQGYLIDATTITECMHTFCKSCLLQRVESGRTFCPRCGIQLQRSRLGEQLKLDHAVQALVYAAVPGLWHEEQRRRKHFVDHHPLSTSVAPPLQHPTCFSPADPISLSLDFIPQSRGEDSNLNLKGPYSPQTIGRRFFRCPAAVAVHHFQKLLSLKFELPPHYTIEIHCQGEKLTSSFRLMDVAYKTGWTQEEPLRLEYKIVKNPPSKTTVLHSGTGSTAENVTQSHRCHSRTSSTELSGKTTTGVKRSSAPPPSTPAKQQKLSISIKKAALQSRVEESPIQFDKVVPVHRSPKKPSPESDSPPSSKKKSSRKKRRRRKTMDLIPIMEPMYPLKVKIVERMKSPEYSWSRPNGVELLVQAAELASRQNPTPPPESEKMDVVSVPDCPPPLLPISDPALSSNSDSVNNNSKPTSCHEKEIAEGNAPQLTVVTEDHLEEEDDKLLMVDEANLNGSGSNGRDSGMANDDEEDDSAGALDLSAKSSRSSPPDESSSKTQGESGKSVSPPFIQQRSTALHSITDSLAQRQQLIQQQQRRLPTPIHHPEAMRNLVTLSQTAALVPPHPQQVATQRLIVASYMHQFAAAAAARAASAPLRPPKPPQPSKSLTHGLLRRPF, encoded by the exons atggaTTTGAAATCGTTGCCTCTGAGTCGACTGCAATCGAATTTGACGTGCTCGATCTGCCAGGGCTACCTGATCGACGCTACTACCATCACCGAATGCATGCACACCT tttGCAAATCGTGTCTATTGCAACGTGTCGAGAGTGGGAGGACATTTTGCCCGCGTTGCGGGATTCAACTGCAACGTTCCCGATTAGGAGAGCAACTAAAGTTGGATCACGCAGTCCAAGCGTTGGTCTACGCCGCTGTGCCTGGTCTTTGGCACGAAGAACAGCGCAGGCGCAAACACTTTGTCGATCATCATCCTTTGt CGACTTCGGTGGCCCCACCGCTACAACATCCAACTTGCTTTTCGCCTGCTGATCCCATCTCACTGTCGCTCGACTTCATACCTCA GTCGCGCGGCGAGGATTCCAACCTTAACCTGAAAGGTCCTTATTCACCTCAG ACGATTGGTAGGCGTTTCTTTCGTTGTccggctgctgttgctgttcaCCACTTTCAGAAGCTGCTAAGTCTAAAATTCGAACTTCCACCTCACTATACG ATTGAGATTCACTGCCAGGGAGAAAAATTAACTTCTTCTTTCCGACTGATGGATGTCGCCTACAAAACGGGTTGGACTCAG GAGGAGCCACTGCGCTTAGAGTacaaaattgtaaaaaatcCGCCTAGCAAAACGACAGTGTTACATTCCGGAACCGGAAGCACTGCCGAAAACGTCACTCAGTCCCACCGGTGTCACAGTAGAACTTCGTCTACAGAATTGAGTGGCAAAACTACCACCGGTGTAAAACGTTCATCCGCACCTCCGCCATCCACTCCGGCCAAACAGCAGAAATTGTCTATATCCATCAAAAAGGCTGCGTTGCAGAGTCGGGTGGAAGAATCACCTATTCAATTCGACAAGGTTGTTCCAGTCCATCGTTCGCCGAAAAAACCTTCACCAGAATCCGACAGTCCCCCGAGCAGCAAGAAGAAGAGCAGCCGGAAGAAGCGACGAAGACGGAAGACGATGGATTTGATTCCGATCATGGAACCCATGTACCCACTCAAAGTCAAAATCGTTGAAAGAATGAAATCGCCCGAGTATTCGTGGTCTCGACCCAACGGCGTCGAACTTCTTGTTCAAGCGGCAGAACTGGCATCTCGTCAGAATCCTACTCCGCCACCGGAATCCGAAAAAATGGACGTTGTTAGTGTTCCCGATTGTCCGCCTCCATTGCTCCCGATATCTGACCCTGCCCTTAGCAGCAACAGTGATTCCGTCAATAACAATAGTAAACCAACATCATGTCACGAGAAAGAAATTGCGGAAGGAAATGCGCCGCAATTGACTGTAGTGACGGAAGACCATTTGGAAGAAGAGGACGACAAGTTGCTGATGGTCGATGAAGCGAATTTGAACGGCAGCGGCAGCAATGGAAGAGATTCCGGAATGGCTAAtgatgacgaagaagatgacTCGGCTGGAGCGTTGGATCTGTCGGCCAAATCATCGCGGTCTTCTCCGCCGGATGAATCGAGTAGCAAAACGCAAGGAGAGTCTGGCAAATCCGTCTCGCCTCCGTTCATCCAGCAGCGATCCACCGCGCTTCATTCAATCACTGACAGTCTAGCTCAAAGGCAACAACTGATCCAGCAACAGCAACGCCGTTTACCTACGCCCATCCATCATCCGGAAGCCATGAGGAATTTGGTAACGTTGTCTCAGACTGCCGCGTTAGTTCCGCCGCATCCGCAGCAAGTGGCCACCCAGCGGCTCATCGTAGCGTCGTATATGCACCAGTTTGCGGCTGCTGCGGCTGCTAGAGCGGCATCCGCACCGCTACGCCCTCCTAAACCCCCTCAGCCAAGTAAGTCCCTAACCCACGGGTTGTTACGGCGTCCTTTTTGA
- the LOC116930945 gene encoding tyrosine-protein kinase hopscotch — protein sequence MRMSIVVKIIGSTPGIIPINDGLSFEDVCTQCCRDLEISPASRYLFALRNETTKLYVNPSDLLEAGNDSYELRLRFWPALINLSKIGTKALNYFYRQVCEEFVDGQITAFNNKANQSVALGLAVTAMYCHMKDYGGKMSEVLTNYKKFVPKMVRRNSNLKYSTESLKTRLNQVVLNPPGETWFFKQQFLKTVAQTAPDYLVEKYPVKVEEGEELIEFDLIIQPMSSENPGVKMQSVKKKILSQYVCSVEEICFVSIRKSDNRMEISRINGVPQYFLMESEDSMKSCVGALNGYYRLMEKWTFDLCGELVTPSLVRLRSLKCHGPVGDSFAYDKLRVKRQNKQGSYLLRESHLSYDELFLDVCLEDGQPATTFSIIKSADGAWTFAGLECQPCNNVRELLAVQGNEKRLGIPGFELKECLPSSENDVSELLLCRHKPIELEMSLSQSAFSQLPVCIPTQSIQLYVGAGFQCQFDGRFTTVYRGVWRRTADEQIQIVHKLLRAEYRQSHYQAFLESVQRSMFWRTETLVHVYGIVLDVNLRVIMEYFPLGPLDQYLRERDLPIIDLVEAATNLAKALFYLEEKGFVHGKVRCRNLMLASHTTNSIRVKLTDPGILSYSDDELPWIPVELYDSIELVHRRSTADIWACGTCMWEIFSYGEKPCSGFSKNKMIQGFLSGWRPPRPEKCLGEIYHIMIGTWNPDVSLRPKAQSVMRDVNQILYEVYNSRRSNVYEMVNDQRSLNGSMASGLTEATTLRALSENHDTISFDSQFDDHTFQNPHASLNFLLSNMALNGGSSLQFDDEGTSELAAEIYELERKKLEVGRVLGQGNYGEVRIGVIRHSDGTEETVAVKKLKSTAMNNPESVDLQRECAIMKSLHHPNIVEIKAIVTEPSTLLVMEYFPMGCLMAYLRTEQESITDQQLIKFATDVAEGMAYLGENNIVHRDLAARNILVAAVDLVKISDFGLARQVGYNGYYAVRDRGQKLPMPWYAPESLAYGKFSVQSDVWSFGVTLYEMFSRGLEPNFVSGDQTLLLRALQQGRRLPCPPGCKPLIYRDLMKPCWDAEASQRPSFKALLDKLRCVANQL from the exons ATGAGAATGTCGATTGTCGTGAAAATAATAGGTTCCACCCCCGGTATTATTCCAATTAACGATGGATTGTCCTTCGAAGATGTTTGCACACAATGCTGTCGCGATTTGGAAATCAGCCCTGCGTCACGATACCTTTTCGCCCTAAGAAACGAGACAACGAAACTCTATGTAAATCCATCAGACCTTCTGGAAGCTGGGAATGATTCCTATGAGTTGAGACTGCGATTTTGGCCTGCGCTTATCAACCTTTCAAAAATTGGGACCAAAGCTCTCAACTATTTCTATCGCCAAGTTTGTGAAGAATTTGTTGATGGCCAGATTACAGCATTCAACAACAAAGCCAATCAAAGTGTCGCTTTGGGTTTAGCTGTTACAGCTATGTATTGCCACATGAAGGACTATGGTGGTAAAATGAGTGAAGTCTTAACaaattacaaaaaatttgTCCCGAAGATGGTAAGACGCAATTCAAACCTCAAATATAGCACAGAATCCCTGAAAACACGATTGAATCAAGTGGTTCTGAATCCACCTGGTGAAACCTGGTTCTTCAAGCAACAATTCCTGAAAACTGTAGCACAAACAGCCCCTGATTATTTAGTTGAAAAATATCCAGTTAAAGTGGAGGAGGGGGAAGAATTGATTGAATTTGACCTCATAATTCAACCCATGAGTAGTGAAAATCCAGGAGTGAAGATGCagtcagtaaaaaaaaaaatt ctaAGTCAATATGTGTGTTCAGTCGAAGAAATATGCTTCGTTTCCATCAGGAAAAGCGACAATCGAATGGAAATATCGCGTATCAACGGTGTGCCTCAGTACTTTCTAATGGAGAGTGAAGACTCTATGAAAAGTTGTGTCGGTGCCTTAAACGGATATTATCGCCTTATGGAAAAATGGACTTTTGATTTATGCGGTGAATTGGTTACACCGTCTCTTGTCAGATTAAGAAGCCTGAAGTGTCATGGCCCTGTCGG GGATTCATTTGCTTATGATAAGTTACGAGTTAAACGTCAGAACAAACAAGGATCTTACTTGTTACG TGAAAGTCATCTCAGCTATGATGAACTTTTTTTGGATGTTTGCCTGGAGGATGGACAACCCGCAACAACATTTTCAATCATTAAATCAGCAGACGGTGCGTGGACTTTTGCTGGACTAGAGTGCCAGCCATGCAACAACGTGCGCGAATTGCTAGCAGTTCAGGGCAACGAGAAACGGCTAGGAATTCCTGGATTTGAGCTGAAAGAATGTCTCCCATCCTCGGAAAACG atgtCTCGGAACTTTTGCTCTGTCGCCATAAACCCATTGAATTGGAAATGTCGCTCAGCCAGAGTGCATTTTCGCAGTTACCTGTTTGCATTCCAACCCAGTCTATCCAGCTGTACGTAGGTGCTGGATTCCAGTGTCAGTTTGACGGCCGCTTTACCACTGTTTATCGCGGAGTATGGCGACGAACAGCAGACGAACAAATCCAAATCGTTCATAAACTTCTTAGGGCTGAATACCGACAATCCCATTACCAA GCATTCCTCGAGTCGGTTCAAAGGTCAATGTTTTGGCGCACTGAAACACTTGTTCACGTTTACGGTATCGTTTTGGATGTTAATTTGAGGGTCATTATGGAGTACTTCCCTCTGGGCCCATTAGATCAGTATTTGCGAGAACGTGACTTGCCCATCATTGACTTGGTAGAAGCAGCCACAAACCTGGCCAAGGCATTGTTTTACTTG GAAGAGAAAGGTTTTGTTCACGGTAAAGTCCGCTGCAGAAATTTGATGTTAGCATCGCATACCACCAATTCTATCCGAGTAAAGCTGACAGATCCTGGAATACTGTCCTATTCCGACGACGA GTTACCTTGGATACCCGTCGAATTATATGATTCAATAGAGTTAGTACATCGTAGAAGTACAGCTGACATATGGGCTTGTGGAACCTGCATGTGGGAAATATTTTCATACGGAGAGAAACCGTGTTCCGGATTCAGCAAGAACAAAATGATTCAG GGTTTTCTGAGCGGATGGAGGCCTCCAAGACCTGAAAAGTGCCTAGGGGAAATTTATCATATAATGATTGGTACTTGGAACCCAGATGTTTCACTTAGACCAAAAGCTCAGTCTGTTATGCGAGACGTAAACCAAATTCTTTACGAAG TCTACAACTCGAGGCGTAGTAATGTATACGAAATGGTCAATGACCAGCGTTCGCTGAATGGAAGCATGGCATCCGGATTGACGGAAGCCACGA CGCTCAGAGCCCTCTCCGAAAACCATGATACAATTTCGTTTGACTCGCAGTTTGATGACCACACTTTTCAA AATCCCCACGCTTCCCTGAATTTTCTACTTTCAAATATGGCGTTAAACGGTGGCTCGTCATTGCAATTTGATGATGAAGGCACATCAGAATTGGCTGCTGAAATTTACGAATTAGAGCGGAAAAAGTTAGAAGTGGGCAGAGTCCTCGGCCAG GGGAATTACGGTGAAGTGCGCATCGGAGTAATTCGCCACAGCGATGGCACGGAAGAAACCGTTGCCGTCAAGAAGCTCAAGAGCACAGCAATGAATAACCCGGAGAGTGTTGATCTCCAACGTGAATGCGCGATCATGAAG agcCTGCATCACCCAAACATTGTTGAAATCAAAGCCATTGTCACCGAACCGTCTACGTTGCTAGTTATGGAATATTTTCCAATGGGCTGTCTGATGGCTTATTTACGCACTGAACAAGAAAGTATTACCGACCAGCAGTTAATCAAATTTGCCACGGACGTGGCTGAG GGTATGGCATATCTTGGTGAGAACAACATTGTCCATCGTGATCTCGCGGCCCGCAATATTCTCGTGGCTGCTGTAGATTTGGTAAAGATTTCCGATTTTGGTTTGGCTCGCCAAGTCGGCTATAATGGCTATTACGCCGTACGGGATCGTGGTCAAAAATTACCTATGccttg GTACGCACCAGAAAGTTTAGCTTATGGGAAATTCTCTGTCCAGTCAGACGTATGGTCGTTTGGTGTCACGCTCTACGAAATGTTTAGCAGAGGTCTGGAGCCTAATTTTGTCAGTGGTGACCAAACTTTGTTGTTGAGAGCCTTACAGCAGGGGCGACGTTTACCTTGTCCTCCAGGCTGCAAGCCACTGATCTATCGTGACTTAATGAAACCATGTTGGGATGCAGAAGCCTCTCAGAGGCCATCTTTTAAAGCATTGCTTGACAAATTACGCTGCGTTGCGAATCAGCTGTGA